One stretch of Echeneis naucrates chromosome 11, fEcheNa1.1, whole genome shotgun sequence DNA includes these proteins:
- the yars1 gene encoding tyrosine--tRNA ligase, cytoplasmic, whose translation MADQLSPDEKFDLITRNLQEVLGEDKLKQVLQERELKVYWGTATTGKPHVAYFVPMSKIADFLKAGCEVTILFADLHAYLDNMKAPWELLELRVKYYEQVIKAMLESIGVPLEKLKFVKGTDYQLSREYTLDVYRLSSMVTEHDAKKAGAEVVKQVEHPLLSGLLYPGLQALDEEYLKVDAQFGGVDQRKIFTLAEKYLPSLGYTKRAHLMNPMVPGLTGAKMSSSEEESKIDLLDSKEDVKKKLKKAFCEPGNIQNNGVLSFVKYVLFPLRGEFCIKRDPKWGGDKIYTGFDEVEKDFAEELIHPGDLKASVEAALNQLLEPIRKKFESPELRKLTNTAYPDPSKTKTKGAKGGGGGEDDELAPSRLDIRVGKIISVEKHPDADSLFLEKIDVGEAEPRTVVSGLVAYVSQEDLQDRMVLVLCNLKPQKMRGIESQAMLLCASIEGEPRRVEPLDPPEGSSPGEKVFVEGYETGKADERLNPKKKVWEKLQVDLKISDEYVAQWKDKQLMTKLGQITCKTLKGGSIS comes from the exons GACCACAGGCAAACCCCACGTCGCTTACTTTGTCCCCATGTCCAAGATAGCAGACTTCCTCAAGGCTGGATGTGAG GTCACTATATTGTTTGCAGATTTGCACGCTTACCTTGACAACATGAAGGCCCCctgggagctgctggagctcaggGTGAAATACTACGAACAGGTCATTAAGGCCATGCTGGAGAGCATTGGTGTGCCTCTGGAAAAACTCAAGTTTGTCAAAGGAACTGACTACCAGCTCAGCAG AGAGTACACTTTGGATGTGTACCGCCTGTCCTCCATGGTAACGGAGCATGATGCTAAAAAGGCTGGTGCTGAGGTTGTTAAACAGGTGGAGCATCCTCTGCTGAGTGGTCTGCTCTACCCTGGACTGCAG GCTTTGGATGAGGAGTACCTGAAGGTTGATGCTCAGTTTGGAGGAGTTGACCAGAGGAAGATCTTCACCTTGGCAGAGAAG TACTTGCCCTCTCTTGGTTACACCAAACGCGCCCATCTGATGAACCCAATGGTACCAGGACTGACTGGAGCCAAGATGAGTTCCTCAGAAGAA GAGTCCAAGATTGACCTGCTGGACTCCAAAGAGGAtgtgaagaagaagctgaagaaggCTTTCTGTGAGCCAGGCAACATCCAGAACAACGGTGTCCTCTCCTTTGTCAAATACGTCCTCTTCCCTCTACGTGGAG AGTTTTGCATCAAAAGAGATCCTAAGTGGGGTGGAGACAAAATCTACACAGGGTTTGATGAGGTGGAGAAAGACTTTGCTGAGGAG TTGATCCACCCGGGTGACCTGAAGGCTTCAGTGGAAGCTGCACTAAACCAACTGCTAGAGCCAATCAGAAAGAAGTTTGAGTCGCCTGAGCTCCGCAAGCTGACCAACACTGCCTATCCTGACCCCTCAAAGACAA AAACCAAGGGTGccaagggaggaggaggaggagaggacgaTGAGCTGGCCCCTTCCAGATTAGACATCAGAGTAGGAAAAATCATCAGTGTGGAGAAG CATCCAGACGCTGATTCACTGTTCCTTGAGAAGATTGATGTGGGCGAGGCGGAGCCCAGAACGGTAGTCAGTGGGCTGGTGGCCTATGTCTCACAGGAGGACCTGCAGGACAGGATGGTGTTGGTGCTGTGCAATCTCAAACCCCAGAAGATGCGAGGGATTGAGTCACAAGCTATGCTGCTATGTGCCTCCAT TGAAGGGGAACCAAGGAGGGTGGAGCCTCTAGACCCTCCTGAGGGTTCGTCGCCAGGGGAAAAGGTCTTTGTCGAAGGGTATGAGACAGGCAAAGCAGACGAAAGACTCAACCCAAAGAAGAAGGTGTGGGAGAAACTACAG GTCGACCTGAAGATATCAGACGAGTACGTTGCTCAGTGGAAAGACAAGCAACTGATGACCAAACTTGGACAGATCACATGTAAGACACTGAAAGGAGGCAGCATCAGTTAA